Genomic DNA from Chaetodon auriga isolate fChaAug3 chromosome 13, fChaAug3.hap1, whole genome shotgun sequence:
ATTATATGTGCAAGTGACAACCTGGAGAGAAGTTCACCTCTGAAAAAAAACTCCAGGGAGATGACGAATCAGTCAGAGGCAGACAATTTTCCCGACTCCAAGGACGCATCAGGGGACGTCCAGAGGGGCAAACTCTCTCCTGATCTTCACGGAGTCTCTGACATCCGTCATAATTTCGATGGATCTGCAGGAGAAAGGTGCATCTTTTCTCCATCCACCCAGCCACAGTCAATCTCAGCAGCTCCCAGTGCCATGTTCCCTTACCCGAGCCAGCATGGACCAGCGCATCCGGCTTTCTCTATTGGAAGTCCCAGCCGTTATATGGCCCATCACCCGGTCATAACGAATGGAGCTTACAACAGCCTTCTGACCAACACGTCTCCGCAAGGCTACCCGGCTGCGGGCTACCCTTACGCGCAACAGTATGGACACACTTACCAAGGAGGGGCTTTTTACCAGTTCTCCACGGCGCAAGCAGGACTGGTTCCGGGGAAAGCGCAGGTGTATCTGTGCAACAGGGCCCTGTGGCTGAAGTTTCACAGGCACCAGACAGAGATGATCATCACAAAGCAAGGACGGTAAGTGCGCGCACAGTAAGTGCGGCTCATCTGTCACACACCTTAGAGAATTAGCTTATTTTCTGGCTACGTCGCCGTCAAGCTTTTGCTTCCGAAGTTCAAAAATGGCGTGTATTAACATCGAATCAATATTTCCCCAAATAAAAAGGAGATCGGACTTGGCATCACACCAATGCAAgctctaaagaaaaaaaaaggggaatctgatgtgatttttgtgcctttttagCCATGAGAGGCGTTTTCTTAATCTGTGCTGCTTTATTTTCCACAGACGAATGTTCCCGTTTTTAAGCTTCAACATTTCTGGCCTTGACCCAACTGCGCACTACAATATATTTGTGGATGTTATACTTGCTGATCCAAATCACTGGCGATTTCAAGGAGGCAAGTGGGTGCCATGTGGGAAGGCAGACACAAATGTAATAGGTATCATAATTTGTTTATTCCGCTATTAATTGCACAGTGAGGCTTTAAATTCCAtaatatgtttgttttgataTATTTTGGCCTCTGCatgcgtgtttttttttttttttttaatcagattaAAGATTTCCTGGCAaagtaattaattttaaataataaacCATCTATTATGTGTTTCATTCATCTGTatatatttattctttttttctagGAAACAGGGTTTATATGCATCCGGACTCACCAAACACTGGTGCGCACTGGATGCGTCAAGAAATATCATTTGGAAAGCTAAAGCTCACAAACAACAAAGGTGCCTCCAACAACACGGGACAGGTGAGACAGCATCATATCCAATGCTTCAACGACAAATATTCTGATGGGTTATTTATGTAATACCAGCTGGAAGAATGCAATGATTTCCCCCTTTCTTCCTCGTTTATTGCATAGCCTAATAATTATTTTCCATCTGGCGTAGTTTGCTGTCTTACTGTCTGTATCATTTACAGCGCAACAGCAGTCACAATAATGATAAGATGGAACTAAATGAGTTTATTATCTGCTTTTAATCATCCATCCAAACTTTGAAGCTGAGTCTCAGACGTGCGTCTTTCATTGAATCTCCAGATGGTGGTTCTCCAGTCTCTCCACAAGTACCAGCCCAGGCTCCATGTGGTGGAAGTAAACGAGGATGGGACAGAGGACACCAGCCAACCAGGAAGAGTCCAGACTTTCACCTTCACAGAAACGCAGTTCATCGCCGTCACAGCTTACCAGAATACCGACGTACGAGCGCTTCATATTTGACACCACGCTGCTGCAAATGCGCCGCGCACAAGACTCTTATCCATTTTTAACaagttcattattattaaagaaagaagcagaattttccacatttttaaacatcatttattttacCTATTTTTTATTGAAACAAAGTAGAACGATGCGGATTTTAATGGGACTGAGGGAAGAAAGGCTCAAATTCTTGCATGACTGGGAATGACTTCATCCTGCTGGCCCAGTTTCTCATAAAAAAATGAGACTCAGTTCTAAATAAGAAATGCTATTTTTGCGCTGACCTTTGTTTTCTAATCATTGCCTTATTTTTCCACAGATTACGCAGTTAAAAATTGACCACAATCCGTTTGCTAAAGGATTTCGAGACAACTATGACACGtaagcttttctttcttctgaGCGTTTTACACTTTTATTCCATTGTAATTTTCTTAATTGTTGCGCCTTTGTTTcataacatgctgctgtttttccagtcCATAAAAAGTCTGAATCAAAAATCAGGTTTCCTCTTATAAAAactattcatttgtttattacaACCGATACGATTCTGCTAAATATTTGGTGAATTGTTATCCAAATTATGGGGGCTTTCGAAAATTAATCAAACATGgtcctaaaaatgtttttgtgcttttgaatTGACTGAAATTTGAACAGGATGTTTAAACTTAACAGCCAGAAATGTCGTGTGaatatttgagagaaaaaaCCTAAATATTCgttaaaatgtattcatttataGTCTGCTGATGGCAGCATTGATATTCCTCCTTCATGTGGTTCGGCTCGTCTTGCACTGAAACTAATTCCATATAAACGAACAGTTTCAATATCGATCTGTAAAAATCAGATGTGGAACAAAGCGATAACTTTTTGCCAATGACACTTGGTATCGatgcttttttattatttgtctaAGGCAGCAGGCCAATTCTGAAACACGCCACTTTGCGTAaagatgagtgtttgtgtgatgagATGTGAGAATCTACTAGATAAAGTCACTGGTGAAACGGATATTGACCCACATTTCTTTGATTGTTAGACAACCGACCGTAGCGCACAGTTTAGTAACTGaattgtttctctgtttttctctccatcttttcagTGTCTACACAGGCTGCGACATCGACCGCCTAACTCCATCACCGGGTGACTCTCCGCGTTCACAGATCGTGCCGGGTGCGAGATATGCCATGCCTAGCTCTTTCCTGCAGGACCAATTTGTCAGCACTTATGCCAAATCTCGCTTTCACCCTGGCATGGGGACTGGTCCTGGCACGGAGCGCAGCGTCCCACTCGGCAACAGCTTGCTATCCCCGCAGCAAACCGAGGAGCCCACTGTTGCCACCCCCCCGCAGCGATGGTTTGTCACCCCTGCCAACAACCGACTGGACTTTGCTGCCTCGGCATACGACGCCGCTGATTTCGCCGGTAACGCGGCCACCTTGCTGTCCTACGCAGCGGCCGGAGTGAAGGCTCTTCCCCTGCCGACTGCAGGCTGCTCCAACCGGCCTCTTGGCTATTACGCAGACCCGTCAGGCTGGGGAGGACGCACGCCGCCGCAGTACTGTGGCGTGAATAGCAAATCCAGCTCGGTCTTTTCCTGCTGGCCCACTAACTCTATCGGTGGCAGAGCGGGCACCAACTACCTGGCTGAGGAGGGAGACTCCATCCCGACGGAGCGGTCACCGATCGGCGGCACGGAGGAGACCAAACCCAAAGACATGACATCAGAGTCAAACTGGATAGAGACGCCGTCCTCCATTAAGTCCATCGACTCAAGCGATTCTGGTATCTTTGAACAGGCCAAAAGGAGAAGGATCTCACCTTCTGCAACGCCAGTTTCAGAGACAGTGTCCCCGTTAAAATCAGAGCTGCTGGCACCGAGAGAATGTGAGAAAAACTGTACAAAGGACATTGGTTATTACAGTTTCTATCCTCACAGTTAAAACAATGGCAagcctatctatctatctatctatctatctatctatctatctatctatctatctatctatctatctatctacaggTTAAtcagtaaaaaataataaaagatgaaaaggacAGTCACCTCCGCAGTTTAAGgccaaaaaatgtaaattcttCCACTACTGAatactctgttctgttctgggTTGGGCGCCTTGTTTCCACACTGTTAAGTAAGAAAACACTGTAATTATGAATATAATGTACATAATTATTGGTGATAGTGATTGGATGTACACAAAATAGATTAAATCTGATTCCTAAGTAGTGTTTAAAAAAAGCGAACCCTCTTCTGTTGAGTAGCCTGAACTGTTAGTAAAGAAAGATATTGAGAATCTGTACATGAAATGTTCTTGTGTAGCATATACTGGCATAATAATCCCTGCCagtgaaaaaaatatgtattttgtaCTTTATCAAAGATGTAGGCTACCAATGACGTTGCTGATCACTGCTACATCCATGATACCTGTGGTTCAATAAGTTTTACATGTTGGTAATGTAGACTTAgagtctttttttatttccctctcGCAGCCTCTTATTTTTCATCGCCTGTATGATTTGCTGTTGTGAAAATCTCTGTATCTGCTGTAATGTGGTTGAAACGTAATAAATGATGTTATCATGAGGACAAGTAAGGAATATATTTTTTGAATTACTGGCATGTTCCTGTTAAAATTGTTTGCATTTCAACTGTGCTTGAacattataataatataatttatTTGGTTTTGTTCCCGTGAACGCATCACGTGGAGCGTCTTTCCAGTAAATTTAGGCGGTTTTATCAGGACACTGTGAAGGTGCTTCAAAGAAAAGTGAGCTAAGAATAAAGAATATTCTAATGATCAATTAGAAATATTCCAAATCGGATGATGCCCAAGAGAGACAATCCTGTCTCCCATGAGACTCCcgagatttttattttttataaattGGAGAGCATGTTCTCGTGTGTCCACGGATTGGTttagaatacaaaaaaaaagtcaatttaaTGAGATTTCCACGTGGCAAAAAcggcacagaaaaaaaagagagaaaagagaagaagaaaaaaaggagttcAATTGACGAGGGCACAAAAACACTGGGTGCCTAAGAATGGGAAAACCTGTGAATGGAGTCAGACTGTTATACGTCAATGTGCAACTTTTATATCCGTCACAATTCACAGTGATCCAGGTGGTTCTTAACAATATTAATCAACActagatatttcagtctgactcAACAATAAGGACTGTTGTAACATTTGGTTGGACTGACTTTGTTTGCCAATCTAAGAGGGcgaaaacttttttttttttttgtcatagttacaccgaaaaaaaaaactgtgaagtTGACAAGTTTTCTGTTCGGCAGCCAAAGGAAGTGACACATCAAAAGAAAGTCTTGCCTGTGTTGAAAATGTGGACCAGAAGAGACCCGCAGAAAACAGGGGTAAGGATAAACCTCACGACACATTTTGTAGAatatatggtgtgtgtgtgtgtgtgtgtgtgtgtgtgtgtgtgttttaactaAAATCAATTTCAGATTGATTGGTTAATTGCTGATTGAATGATTCAAGCTCTATTTACGCTCTGCCTCAGTCATCTGTTTTTTAATTGCGTCATTTGAAACATTATTGAACACTGATATCAAATTAATTAAgttgaaaaataattaaagctGATACATAATAAGCTCAATGTGCACATAATTGGGATTTCAGTGTGAAGGAGAAGCTCACAGCTGTCAGTACGACGCGCGGCATTCAGCTTGTCataaagcgtgtgtgtgtgtgtgtgtgtgtgtgtgtgtgtgtgtgtgtgtgtgtgtgtgtgtgtcagtccgTGATAGGCCTTCCCAGGGATAAACAGCAGATGGCGATAACTGAATGCAGGTCCTGAAATCAAACAGCTTTTCATTATGTGGCTCTCAGGAGGAGGGTCTCAGTCCAGGGGCAGCAATGACAAATCCGAAGATCACTTATTAATAAACAAACTTCTATTTATGACTTCATCACAATTACTGCGGTTTGCCTCTGGATTCAGCTGGGACAGCATGGATTGAGATCTACACCAGATGGCGATACTTTATTATCATACCAGTTAAAGGAATCCTGCTGTTGAAAAAGCCGCTCCACTGCAGTGCCAAAAAAGGGTTTCAGCTGCAATCCACAAGCTCTAATCAGCCCAGTAAACACTCTGACTGACAAATAAATATGACAGATAAAAAAATCAGATAACCCTCATCATTACATAGACTTTATGCATGGGTGGCTTGATACACCCAGATGTATCAGGTAAGGCTCTCCATAGGGTGAAAGCCTATATATTTAGTTCAGTCTTTTAGCAATACTTTGATAAATACAGATTCTGACAAGTTTCAGGTCTGAAGTTAGAGACCCACATCACCCACAAGGGTGTATTGTGCCCCTATATATTAAATCACAAGCACGCTTTTATTGCTCTACCATGACCCCCCAAAACTAAATGTGTCTCTCTGACCTTTTAGTGTTTCATCACTTCTTATGTCAGTACTTGAGGATGATCCCTGAGTTTGTGCCTTTGCTCTGAGCTGTCTTGTGTTTATCCACAGAGGGGTGCTGATCCAGCAGCAACACCTCTGCTAAGTTCATTTTAAGGATGACTCAGAAGACTCGGAAAAGCAGCTTAAGTTTTATGGGACATCCTCCAACACAAGATTAGGGAATTAGGGAGTGAACGTCAAGAGGATTTCATGTGAAATCACACCAACGAGTTCTTACCTTGCATTTTGGAAAATCTGGGGGAAAACAAtgggacagacaggaaagtTGGGAGTGCAGCATTTCCTGCTTAAAATAGTCCTCGTGAGTAATCTTATCCCCACTGAGTCTAATAAAAAGCACAGTGAAATTGTTATATAACTTGCAATGACATATTGCACACCTCCAGTAACAtttcacacagaacaaaaatgGCTGGTTTTGCTGATCAGATGAGAGTCTCCTCACGTCTGAGGCAAAGGTTAAACGCTCGATGAGTGACGCGGCGCACACGCGCATGTTTAATGAACGAGGACAGCACGAGAGGCGCAAATCACCGCCGCGCCGCTGAGCGACGATCATCATAAACATGTGACCGCTGTGT
This window encodes:
- the tbr1b gene encoding T-box brain protein 1b, which gives rise to MQVENCISPASDLSKKFMNVGSGFSSSDGSELSLQDHPIICASDNLERSSPLKKNSREMTNQSEADNFPDSKDASGDVQRGKLSPDLHGVSDIRHNFDGSAGERCIFSPSTQPQSISAAPSAMFPYPSQHGPAHPAFSIGSPSRYMAHHPVITNGAYNSLLTNTSPQGYPAAGYPYAQQYGHTYQGGAFYQFSTAQAGLVPGKAQVYLCNRALWLKFHRHQTEMIITKQGRRMFPFLSFNISGLDPTAHYNIFVDVILADPNHWRFQGGKWVPCGKADTNVIGNRVYMHPDSPNTGAHWMRQEISFGKLKLTNNKGASNNTGQMVVLQSLHKYQPRLHVVEVNEDGTEDTSQPGRVQTFTFTETQFIAVTAYQNTDITQLKIDHNPFAKGFRDNYDTVYTGCDIDRLTPSPGDSPRSQIVPGARYAMPSSFLQDQFVSTYAKSRFHPGMGTGPGTERSVPLGNSLLSPQQTEEPTVATPPQRWFVTPANNRLDFAASAYDAADFAGNAATLLSYAAAGVKALPLPTAGCSNRPLGYYADPSGWGGRTPPQYCGVNSKSSSVFSCWPTNSIGGRAGTNYLAEEGDSIPTERSPIGGTEETKPKDMTSESNWIETPSSIKSIDSSDSGIFEQAKRRRISPSATPVSETVSPLKSELLAPRECEKNCTKDIGYYSFYPHS